The nucleotide sequence GCGTCGCGCACTGCCTCAGCGCCATGTCCGGCGAGTGCAGGTCCGTTCTTCACGCGAGCTTCCTGTTCATGGCCTGTGATACGCGGCAGATGCAGCAGAATGGTAAAGCGGGTCGTGCGCTCCACCAAGGTGCCGATCGCGGAACTTCCAAGACCCATAATGAGATCACCTTCCCAGTGGCCCGGCACAGCTCGATCGGCGGCTTCCGCCGGACGTTGACTGATCATGATCTCGGAAGGAATGAAGCTTCTGCCTTTGCGGACGCGCGCCCTCGGCATCCGCAACACCCGCCCGGTGCGCAAGCAGGCCGTCAGTTCGCGGCGCAAAGCTCCTCGACCCTGCACATAAAGTGCCTGATAGATCGCCTCGTGACTGATGCGCATCGTCTCATCCTCGGGAAAGTCCAGCCGAAGTCGCCGAGAAATCTGTTCCGGGCTCCATGCCCTGGCCCAGCGCCGGTTTTGCCGATGCACAGCCCGGCGTCCCTTCCACACGACCTTCGGGCCAGCCAGGAGCTCCCCGTCCGGCTTGGCGATCATACCGGCAAGCCTGTCCTGCACGTAATCCCGCAGGGGCGGATTGATCGCCAACTTCGCCGGCTTGGGCCGTCGGGCGGACCGATCAGCGTGCCATTGTGCCGTGGTTGCTCGGTACTGTGGGGCGCCGTGGCGGCGCGCCACATTACGACGGAGTTCACGAGAGATCGTGCAGGGAGCTCGATCAAGCTGACGAGCGATGGCTCGCACCCCATGACCCTGCACACGCAAGATGGCGATCTCCTCGCGCTCGGCGAACGAGAGATAGCGCTCCGATGGAAGCCTTGACGACGGTGACAAATGTGTTGGCGGCATGCCGCCCGCCCTCCGGAACCAGCGCACTCCAACCGAAGGCGATACCCCGGCCTCAACCGCAGCATCTTCGCTCGATCGCCCCGAGGCAATCGCAGCCCAGAACCGTCTACAATCCTCTCGTCGGGCCTCTTGAGGACGACTTGCTCGCGCACGGCTCTCCATCGCAACCTCCTTGTTCAGGGTGTTGCGACGAGCGGTTGAATCCGCCCTGGATGCCCCGGTCAAGCCGGGGCATGACAGTGGTGTGTGGGACGGCAAACGCTCACCGCACCAGGATATTCCGGAACTGCCAGGGATCGCTGGTGTCGATGTCTTCCGGGAACAGCCCCGGGCGATCCGTCAGCGGCGTCCAGTCGGTATAAAAACCCTTCACCGGGCCGAGATAGGGCAGCTGGATTTCCAGCAGGCGATCGAAATCCATCTCGTCGGCTTCGACGATGCCTTCGTTCGGGTTTTCCAGCGCCCACACCATGCCGCCGAGCACGGCGGAGGTCACTTGCAAGCCGGTGGCGTTCTGATACGGCGCGAGCCTGCGGGTCTCTTCGATCGAGAGCTGCGAGCCGTACCAATAGGCGTTGTTGTCATGGCCGAACAGCAGCACACCGAGTTCGTCGATGCCGTCGACGATCTCGTTCTCGTCGAGGATGTGATGCTTCTCCTGCATCTTGGCGGCGCGGCCGAACATTTCGTGCAGGGACAGCACGGCATCGTCGGCCGGATGATAGGCATAGTGGCAGGTCGGCCGATAGACCGCCTTGCCCGATGCGTCGCGCACGGTGAAGTAATCGGAGATCGAGATCGACTCGTTGTGGGTGACGAGGAAGCCATATTGCGCGCCGCGGGTCGGGCACCAGGTGCGCACGCGCGTGTTGGCGCCGGGCTGCATCAGATAGATGGCAGCGCCGCAGCCGGCTTCGTGGGTGCGCGCATTCTCGGGCATCCATTTCTCATGGGTGCCCCAGCCGAGCTCGGACGGCTGCACGCCTTCTGACAGGAAGCCTTCCACCGACCAGGTGTTGACGAAGACATCAGGCTCTTTCGGCGTCTTGGAGCGCTGGGTGTCGCGTTCGGCGATGTGGATGCCCTTGATGCCGGCCTGCCGCATCAGGTCGGCCCATTCGGCCTTGGTCTTCGGCCTGGGGGCATTGAGCTTCAGATCAGCGGCGACATTGAGCAGCGCCTGCTTGACGAAGAAGGAGACCATGCCGGGATTGGCGCCACAGCAGGAGACGGCCGTCGTCGAGCCCTTAGGCCGCGCCTTCTTGGCGGCCAGCGTCACCTCGCGAAGCGCGTAGTTGGAGCGCGCTTCCGGGCCCTTCGAGGAATCGAAATAGAAGCCGAGCCACGGCTCGTTGACGGTGTCGATATAGAGCGCGCCGAGCTCGTTGCAGAGCTCCATGATGTCGGTGGAGCCGGTGTCGACCGAGAGATTGACGCAAAAGCCCTGGCCGCCGCCTTCGGTGAGAAGCGGAGTCAGCAAGTCGCGATAATTGTCTTTTGTCACGGCCTTCTGGATGAAGCGCACATTCTGCTTCTCGCAATGCGCCTTGCGGCCCTCGTCCTTGGGATCGATCACGGTGACGCGCGACTTGTCGTAATCGAGATGCCGCTCGATCATCGGCAGCGTGCCTTTGCCGATGGAGCCGAAGCCGACCATGACGATGGGACCGGTGATCTTCGCGTAGATCTGCGAGGGAGGGCTCATGGATGGTTTCTCCGGAAAAGTTCTGGCGGACAAAGGGTGAGGGGTGGATCAGGCGCTGCGGCGCTTTTCAGACGCTGCGG is from Bradyrhizobium xenonodulans and encodes:
- a CDS encoding homospermidine synthase, producing MSPPSQIYAKITGPIVMVGFGSIGKGTLPMIERHLDYDKSRVTVIDPKDEGRKAHCEKQNVRFIQKAVTKDNYRDLLTPLLTEGGGQGFCVNLSVDTGSTDIMELCNELGALYIDTVNEPWLGFYFDSSKGPEARSNYALREVTLAAKKARPKGSTTAVSCCGANPGMVSFFVKQALLNVAADLKLNAPRPKTKAEWADLMRQAGIKGIHIAERDTQRSKTPKEPDVFVNTWSVEGFLSEGVQPSELGWGTHEKWMPENARTHEAGCGAAIYLMQPGANTRVRTWCPTRGAQYGFLVTHNESISISDYFTVRDASGKAVYRPTCHYAYHPADDAVLSLHEMFGRAAKMQEKHHILDENEIVDGIDELGVLLFGHDNNAYWYGSQLSIEETRRLAPYQNATGLQVTSAVLGGMVWALENPNEGIVEADEMDFDRLLEIQLPYLGPVKGFYTDWTPLTDRPGLFPEDIDTSDPWQFRNILVR
- a CDS encoding IS30 family transposase, producing MESRARASRPQEARREDCRRFWAAIASGRSSEDAAVEAGVSPSVGVRWFRRAGGMPPTHLSPSSRLPSERYLSFAEREEIAILRVQGHGVRAIARQLDRAPCTISRELRRNVARRHGAPQYRATTAQWHADRSARRPKPAKLAINPPLRDYVQDRLAGMIAKPDGELLAGPKVVWKGRRAVHRQNRRWARAWSPEQISRRLRLDFPEDETMRISHEAIYQALYVQGRGALRRELTACLRTGRVLRMPRARVRKGRSFIPSEIMISQRPAEAADRAVPGHWEGDLIMGLGSSAIGTLVERTTRFTILLHLPRITGHEQEARVKNGPALAGHGAEAVRDAITRAIVSMPEQLRRSLTWDQGAELAQHARLRIDAGLQVYFCDPHSPWQRGTNENTNGLLRQYFPKGTDLSLHNSGDLEAVALALNTRPRKTLGWKTPAETLDQLLQVNDTQGVATSG